The Odocoileus virginianus isolate 20LAN1187 ecotype Illinois chromosome 27, Ovbor_1.2, whole genome shotgun sequence genome has a window encoding:
- the TMEM217B gene encoding putative transmembrane protein 217B, protein MNDRKYSIVTGTFCFLNTVQFLIFEVNEFAFFGYEETFSVYQETKSELVSWVVTHKKSISVGLSTVTLLVCSLLLYCVHAKNYVGMLCYSVWIIIYELLSLSIILLANRAIKEQFKELRYLRLIFQISRMLLHLFCLPFVTKYGYSIFKDPRAVSKIGQRRRSSISTVESWPPVRMGSLYYKMN, encoded by the coding sequence ATGAATGACAGGAAGTACTCCATCGTGACAGGCACCTTCTGTTTCCTCAACACTGTCCAGTTCCTCATCTTTGAAGTGAATGAGTTTGCCTTCTTTGGCTACGAAGAGACGTTCAGTGTCTACCAGGAGACCAAGTCTGAGCTGGTCTCTTGGGTTGTGACCCACAAGAAGAGCATCAGCGTCGGCCTGTCCACCGTCACCCTTCTGGTCTGCTCCTTGCTCCTCTACTGCGTCCACGCCAAGAACTACGTGGGCATGCTCTGCTACAGCGTGTGGATTATCATCTATGAGCTGCTCAGCCTCTCCATCATCCTGCTCGCCAACAGGGCCATCAAAGAGCAGTTCAAGGAGCTGAGGTACCTGCGCTTGATCTTCCAGATCTCGCGGATGCTGCTGCACTTGTTCTGCCTGCCCTTCGTCACCAAGTATGGATACTCCATCTTCAAGGACCCCAGGGCTGTAAGCAAGATTGGCCAACGCAGACGCTCTAGCATCAGTACCGTTGAGTCGTGGCCACCCGTCAGGATGGGAAGCTTGTACTACAAGATGAACTGA
- the TMEM217 gene encoding transmembrane protein 217, with the protein MKQQRWCGMTARMGSLLSGVFTITAVDLYLIFEQKYLRRNNCTEQMSQIKSASILIKLFIICWSLTIVFFLSFITILISCLLLYSVYAHMYRGLVIYIVWIFFYETVNIVVQCLTNDDSSGGEVRVMRWFGLVSRICMHCFWMFFVITYAYMIYKNKNQGNIISYNRRVSSSSGDFPRRKSKILNFSRRYIPPY; encoded by the exons ATGAAACAGCAGCGCTGGTGTGGCATGACCGCCAGAATGGGCTCCCTGTTGTCAGGGGTCTTTACCATCACTGCTGTGGACCTGTACCTCATCTTCGAGCAGAAGTACTTAAGGAGAAACAATTGCACTGAGCAAATGTCCCAGATCAAGAGTGCAAGTATCCTGATAAAACTGTTCATCATCTGCTGGAGCCTGACTATCGTCTTCTTCCTATCTTTCATCACCATCCTCATCAGCTGCTTGCTCCTTTACTCAGTGTACGCCCACATGTACAGGGGCCTGGTAATCTACATTGTTTGGATCTTTTTCTACGAAACTGTAAACATCGTGGTACAATGCCTTACCAATGACGACTCTTCCGGTGGAGAGGTCAGAGTCATGCGCTGGTTTGGTCTGGTGTCCCGGATATGCATGCACTGTTTCTGGATGTTCTTTGTCATCACTTACGCCTACATgatctacaaaaataaaaaccagggcAATATCATCTCCTACAACAGACGTGTTTCCAGCAGCAGTGGAGACTTCCCACGGCGGAAATCCAAGATACTCAACTTTTCCCGCCGCTACA TACCACCTTATTGA